One genomic window of Caballeronia sp. SBC1 includes the following:
- a CDS encoding HD-GYP domain-containing protein produces MLKTVAASLLRPGMFLHSLDRRWLDHPFWKNSFLLTAVDIEKIVTSGITSIVIDTDRGLSCPEEFLGEPVDPFNAGSSIAQTGDGQLLDTAATARTQLPRRPVAEEIEHAKRLFESASNEMKMVFQQARMGRAVSGTGMMPLVQSIAASVMRNPYALTSVARLKHHDGYTYMHSVAVCALMTALARELELDEPVVLEAGVAGLLHDLGKALMPLAVLNKPGKLSVEEYEVAKKHSYDGWHMLQSADVSAGVLEVALYHHEKVNGRGYPHGLKDKAIPLLARMGAVCDVYDAVTSERPYKSSWHPTQALRSMASWDGQFDKTILAAFISTVGIYPVGSLVRLESGFLAVVLDQGSGSILTPTVKMFFSCKSNQPVFPQIVDLKKSKGADRIVAIEDPKQWNLPQLNDLWLNQAGPFA; encoded by the coding sequence ATGTTGAAAACGGTCGCAGCCTCTTTATTGCGTCCTGGCATGTTCCTGCACAGTCTGGATCGGCGTTGGCTCGATCACCCATTCTGGAAGAACTCGTTTTTGCTTACCGCTGTCGATATTGAGAAGATCGTCACAAGCGGAATTACATCTATTGTGATTGATACGGATCGAGGTCTCTCGTGCCCGGAGGAGTTCCTGGGCGAACCGGTTGACCCGTTCAATGCAGGCAGCTCCATCGCGCAGACGGGGGACGGCCAGCTACTCGACACGGCGGCTACGGCACGCACGCAACTGCCGCGAAGACCAGTAGCCGAGGAAATTGAACACGCAAAGCGTCTGTTCGAATCGGCCTCCAATGAGATGAAGATGGTGTTTCAGCAAGCCCGCATGGGAAGAGCCGTGTCTGGCACTGGCATGATGCCGCTGGTGCAGAGCATTGCCGCGTCAGTTATGCGCAACCCATACGCATTGACCAGCGTGGCGCGCCTCAAGCACCACGACGGCTACACGTATATGCATTCCGTTGCCGTATGTGCGCTGATGACGGCGTTGGCGCGGGAACTCGAACTTGACGAGCCAGTTGTGCTGGAGGCGGGCGTGGCTGGTTTGCTACATGACCTCGGCAAAGCGCTCATGCCGCTCGCCGTGCTGAACAAGCCCGGAAAGCTGAGTGTGGAAGAGTACGAGGTCGCCAAGAAACACTCTTATGACGGCTGGCACATGCTGCAGTCAGCCGATGTCAGTGCCGGAGTGCTGGAGGTCGCGCTGTACCATCACGAAAAGGTCAATGGCCGTGGGTATCCGCATGGGCTCAAGGACAAAGCCATTCCCCTGCTGGCCCGGATGGGTGCGGTCTGCGACGTGTACGACGCCGTCACATCCGAGCGGCCATACAAATCGTCCTGGCATCCGACTCAGGCGCTTCGCAGCATGGCTTCGTGGGATGGGCAGTTCGACAAGACCATTCTTGCGGCCTTCATCAGCACGGTCGGCATTTATCCGGTGGGCTCGCTGGTCCGGCTGGAATCGGGCTTCCTTGCTGTCGTGCTCGATCAGGGCAGCGGGTCAATCCTCACGCCGACCGTCAAGATGTTCTTCTCATGCAAGTCGAATCAGCCGGTCTTCCCTCAAATAGTAGACCTGAAGAAATCAAAGGGCGCCGACCGGATAGTGGCCATTGAAGATCCCAAACAGTGGAATCTTCCGCAACTAAACGACCTTTGGCTGAATCAGGCCGGTCCCTTTGCGTAG
- a CDS encoding lysozyme inhibitor LprI family protein has translation MHRIQPSMSERPILPAITMTLFKTTLISIILLGSPLVAHATSFDCNLGHSATEKLICHNPDLSKLDDQLGKLYWKARRAVADKRSFRADSDAKWSWRETHCTDETCLTTWYSGRIEELEQLVDDLQSTSTPSPVRTASEHVLPEPTIAVGRCTVAEPGMISLDNCRSLLKSNMHWKYDVHGGDWFCGVAVLDESKLPTVVLQ, from the coding sequence TTGCATCGAATCCAGCCGAGTATGAGTGAAAGGCCCATTCTTCCAGCGATAACGATGACTCTCTTCAAGACCACCCTGATCTCCATAATTCTATTAGGCAGTCCGCTCGTGGCCCATGCCACCAGCTTCGATTGCAACCTCGGTCACTCAGCGACTGAAAAGCTGATCTGCCATAACCCGGATTTGTCGAAGCTCGACGATCAACTCGGAAAGCTGTATTGGAAAGCGCGCCGCGCAGTTGCGGATAAACGTTCATTCCGTGCGGACAGCGATGCCAAATGGTCTTGGAGAGAAACGCATTGCACCGATGAAACGTGTCTCACGACCTGGTATTCCGGCCGTATCGAGGAACTTGAGCAATTGGTCGATGACCTGCAATCCACCTCGACGCCCTCGCCTGTTCGCACAGCCTCCGAGCATGTGTTGCCGGAGCCCACGATTGCCGTAGGTCGATGCACCGTTGCCGAGCCCGGCATGATTTCGCTCGATAACTGCAGGTCGCTGCTGAAATCCAATATGCATTGGAAATACGACGTGCATGGAGGCGACTGGTTCTGCGGAGTCGCCGTGCTGGATGAATCGAAATTGCCCACGGTCGTCCTGCAATAA
- a CDS encoding nodulation protein NfeD has translation MERYPSRLFRPHAVRAFLRTAAFLLRKAAAFFVGLMLCNAVAAGPVVVVIPLDGAVGPASADFVVRALARAVEERAQLAVLEIDTPGGLDQSMRSIIKAILASPVPVAAFIAPGGARAASAGTYIVYASHIAAMAPGTNLGAATPIRLSAGGPTEPDPGQAKTDTGASASAGINAASTETTKQVQDAAAYIRGLAQLRGRNVQWAERAVREAVSLSASEALAQNVIDLNASDVPDLLAKLNGRHVHTITGDHVLATSGAVVVTIQPDWRSRFLATITDPSVALILITIGMYGLFFEFANPGLALPGVAGAISLMLGLFALQLLPVDFAGLGLILLGIAFLVAEIFLPTFGTLGFGGIVAFAMGALMLFRTDTPGYGIPVSLVVGLTVATALFVFVVSSVALRARRRPVVSGGEALLGSIGEMLEDVPPSDSGWARVHGERWRVCSHETPALLVRGERVRVLGRHGLMLSVARLDEVKQGEK, from the coding sequence ATGGAACGCTATCCGTCTCGCTTGTTTCGCCCGCATGCCGTGCGCGCATTTCTCCGTACAGCGGCCTTCTTGTTGCGCAAAGCGGCGGCCTTTTTCGTAGGGCTGATGCTCTGCAATGCCGTAGCCGCGGGCCCGGTTGTCGTGGTCATTCCACTTGACGGCGCTGTCGGCCCGGCTAGCGCCGACTTCGTCGTTCGCGCGCTTGCCCGGGCGGTTGAAGAACGTGCTCAACTGGCCGTTCTCGAGATCGATACCCCCGGCGGACTCGACCAGTCGATGCGCTCGATCATCAAGGCTATCCTCGCGTCACCTGTTCCCGTTGCAGCGTTCATTGCACCGGGCGGGGCACGGGCTGCGAGCGCCGGGACGTACATCGTCTATGCAAGCCACATAGCCGCGATGGCGCCTGGCACCAACCTGGGCGCCGCCACGCCTATCCGTCTCAGCGCAGGCGGGCCCACCGAGCCTGACCCGGGCCAGGCGAAGACAGACACAGGTGCGTCGGCATCCGCTGGCATAAATGCGGCATCCACCGAGACCACCAAGCAAGTGCAGGATGCAGCGGCCTATATACGTGGCCTCGCGCAACTGCGCGGCCGCAATGTGCAGTGGGCCGAACGCGCGGTACGCGAAGCGGTCAGCTTGTCAGCGAGCGAAGCACTCGCGCAGAACGTGATCGACCTGAACGCGTCCGACGTACCCGACCTTCTCGCGAAGCTGAACGGCCGGCATGTGCACACGATCACGGGCGATCATGTCCTCGCTACATCCGGCGCGGTTGTCGTGACGATCCAGCCCGACTGGCGCAGCCGCTTTCTCGCGACAATTACTGATCCGAGCGTAGCGCTCATTCTCATTACGATCGGCATGTACGGCCTGTTCTTCGAGTTCGCGAATCCCGGCCTCGCGTTACCCGGTGTTGCAGGCGCAATCAGCCTGATGCTGGGCTTGTTTGCATTGCAATTGCTGCCCGTCGACTTTGCGGGACTGGGCTTGATCCTGCTTGGCATCGCTTTTCTCGTTGCCGAGATTTTCCTGCCCACGTTCGGCACGCTCGGCTTCGGCGGCATTGTCGCGTTTGCGATGGGCGCGCTCATGCTGTTTCGTACCGACACTCCCGGCTACGGCATTCCGGTGTCACTCGTGGTCGGCCTGACGGTCGCCACTGCGCTGTTCGTGTTCGTTGTGTCGAGCGTCGCATTGCGGGCACGCCGGCGGCCGGTGGTAAGCGGCGGGGAAGCGCTGCTTGGCAGTATCGGCGAGATGCTGGAAGACGTGCCGCCGAGCGACAGCGGCTGGGCTCGCGTGCACGGCGAACGATGGCGTGTGTGCTCTCACGAGACTCCGGCACTGCTCGTGCGCGGGGAGCGCGTCCGGGTGCTAGGGCGTCATGGGCTCATGCTGAGCGTGGCGCGACTGGACGAAGTAAAACAAGGAGAAAAATAA
- a CDS encoding slipin family protein, whose amino-acid sequence MVGFTFGFSGVLLALVILILFSAIRIFREYERGVVFMLGRFWKVKGPGLVLIIPAVQQVVRMDLRTVVFDVPPQDVITRDNVSVKVNAVVYFRVVDPEKAVIQVARFFEATSQLSQTTLRAILGKHELDELLAERERLNMDIQKVLDAQTDAWGIKVSNVEIKDVDLNETMVRAIARQAEAERERRAKIIHAEGELQASEKLLQAAQMLAQAPQAMQLRYLQTLTNIAGDKNSTIVFPMPIDLISSLLERLKGPTQS is encoded by the coding sequence ATGGTCGGATTCACGTTTGGCTTCAGCGGCGTCTTGCTGGCGTTAGTCATCCTCATCTTGTTCTCGGCAATCCGCATCTTTCGCGAATACGAGCGCGGTGTCGTCTTCATGCTCGGGCGCTTCTGGAAGGTCAAGGGGCCGGGCCTCGTCCTCATCATTCCCGCGGTGCAGCAAGTGGTAAGAATGGATCTGCGCACCGTCGTCTTCGACGTACCGCCGCAAGACGTGATCACGCGCGACAACGTTTCCGTGAAGGTCAACGCGGTGGTCTACTTTCGCGTGGTCGATCCAGAGAAGGCTGTCATCCAGGTCGCGCGTTTCTTCGAGGCAACCAGCCAGTTGTCGCAGACGACCTTGCGCGCGATCCTCGGCAAGCATGAACTCGACGAGCTGCTGGCGGAGCGCGAGCGCCTCAACATGGACATTCAAAAGGTGCTCGATGCGCAGACCGATGCATGGGGCATCAAGGTGTCGAATGTCGAGATCAAGGACGTCGATTTGAACGAGACCATGGTGCGCGCCATTGCCCGGCAAGCTGAAGCCGAGCGCGAACGGCGCGCGAAGATCATCCACGCGGAGGGCGAACTGCAAGCGTCGGAAAAGCTGTTGCAGGCCGCGCAAATGCTCGCGCAAGCGCCGCAAGCCATGCAACTGCGCTATCTGCAGACACTGACCAACATAGCCGGCGATAAGAATTCGACCATTGTTTTCCCCATGCCGATCGATCTGATCAGTTCGCTTCTTGAACGGCTCAAGGGGCCGACGCAAAGCTGA